A region from the Sphingomonas sp. S2-65 genome encodes:
- a CDS encoding efflux RND transporter periplasmic adaptor subunit → MNMISRVQNEEVARDGTSPRLKPWQRVGLIAVPVALVAAGIGIAYKDAPAAAAAPPPPVVTVASPLVREINEWDDYVGRFEPSRSVEVRPRVSGAITGVHFTDGAVVQKGQLLFSIDARPFAAALAEARAGLASAQSDLVLARTDLARAQRLVAVEAVSRSDVERLQARVRAANASVAAAQARVRSRALDVEFTQVRAPISGRISDRRVDPGNLIAAGEGQAGSLLTTINALDPIYFTFDGSEALFLKTKRARESGAQASPIQIRLQDETDYKWNGRLDFTDNRLDPRSGTIRGRAVLSNPGLFLTPGMFGNMRLSAGGTSQALMVPDAAIQTDQARKLVLTVAKDGTVAPKPVVLGPVVDGLRVVRSGLTPQDRVVIAGSQMAMPGAKVQPKPGRIAPAQAVQAPAFTAPVTGEATFAR, encoded by the coding sequence ATGAATATGATCTCGCGCGTACAAAATGAAGAAGTTGCTCGCGATGGCACGTCTCCGCGGCTGAAACCCTGGCAGCGGGTTGGGCTGATCGCCGTACCGGTGGCGCTTGTCGCCGCCGGGATCGGTATTGCCTATAAGGATGCGCCTGCTGCCGCAGCGGCTCCTCCGCCGCCGGTGGTCACGGTCGCGTCGCCGCTGGTCCGCGAGATCAACGAGTGGGACGATTATGTGGGCCGTTTCGAGCCCAGCCGTTCGGTGGAAGTCCGCCCGCGCGTTTCCGGCGCAATCACGGGCGTACATTTCACCGATGGTGCTGTCGTGCAGAAGGGCCAGTTGCTCTTCAGCATCGATGCGCGCCCCTTCGCGGCGGCGCTGGCGGAGGCGCGGGCTGGACTGGCAAGTGCTCAGAGCGATCTGGTCCTTGCACGCACCGATCTGGCGCGTGCGCAGCGCCTCGTGGCGGTCGAGGCGGTTTCCAGAAGCGATGTCGAGCGGCTTCAAGCACGCGTTCGCGCCGCTAATGCCTCGGTCGCCGCGGCCCAGGCGCGGGTGCGCAGCCGCGCACTGGATGTGGAGTTCACGCAGGTGCGGGCGCCGATCTCGGGACGTATCTCCGACCGTCGCGTCGATCCGGGTAACCTGATCGCAGCGGGCGAAGGGCAAGCGGGTTCGCTTCTCACTACGATCAACGCGCTCGACCCGATCTACTTCACCTTCGACGGGTCCGAGGCGCTGTTCCTGAAGACGAAGCGCGCGCGCGAATCTGGCGCGCAAGCCTCGCCGATTCAGATCCGCCTTCAGGACGAGACCGACTATAAGTGGAACGGACGGCTGGACTTCACGGACAATCGTCTTGATCCGCGATCGGGCACTATCCGTGGACGAGCGGTGCTGAGCAACCCGGGCCTGTTCCTGACGCCCGGCATGTTCGGCAACATGCGGCTTTCGGCTGGCGGTACCAGCCAGGCGCTGATGGTACCCGATGCGGCGATCCAGACCGACCAGGCCCGCAAGCTGGTGCTCACCGTCGCCAAGGATGGTACCGTCGCACCCAAGCCGGTGGTGTTGGGCCCTGTCGTCGACGGGCTCCGCGTCGTTCGCTCCGGCCTCACTCCACAGGACCGCGTGGTCATCGCTGGATCGCAGATGGCGATGCCAGGCGCAAAGGTTCAGCCGAAGCCCGGCAGGATAGCGCCGGCACAAGCGGTCCAGGCGCCAGCATTCACGGCACCGGTCACGGGCGAAGCCACCTTCGCCCGGTGA
- a CDS encoding TetR/AcrR family transcriptional regulator, with protein sequence MDLILDSAEYLFSKHGLYGVTLKDVAKRVGVHHTLLNYYFEDKNKLFQAVFARRAVVTSERRMQALDDYEALCKDTPTVEGALRAFLDTDLDLYIEGGEAWKNYAALGAQVANTPEWGAELMDEHFDPVVLRLIALLKKALPDCAEQDIFWGYHFVTGALMLTLARTGRIDKLSHGLCKSDDFVAVKERMASFMAAGFLEICKPAR encoded by the coding sequence ATGGATCTGATCCTCGACTCCGCCGAGTATCTCTTCTCCAAGCATGGTCTCTACGGCGTCACGCTCAAGGACGTCGCCAAGCGCGTCGGCGTCCACCACACGCTGTTGAACTATTATTTCGAAGACAAGAACAAGCTTTTCCAGGCGGTGTTCGCCCGCCGCGCGGTGGTGACCAGCGAGCGGCGGATGCAGGCGCTCGACGATTATGAGGCGCTCTGCAAGGACACGCCGACCGTCGAGGGCGCGCTGCGCGCCTTTCTCGATACCGATCTCGATCTGTATATCGAGGGGGGAGAAGCCTGGAAGAACTATGCCGCGCTGGGCGCACAGGTCGCCAACACGCCGGAGTGGGGTGCCGAGCTGATGGACGAGCATTTCGATCCCGTCGTGCTGCGGCTGATCGCACTGCTCAAGAAAGCCCTGCCCGACTGCGCGGAACAGGACATTTTCTGGGGCTATCACTTCGTGACCGGCGCCTTGATGCTCACGCTCGCGCGCACCGGCCGGATCGACAAATTGTCGCACGGATTGTGCAAATCGGACGATTTCGTCGCGGTTAAGGAGCGAATGGCGTCGTTTATGGCGGCCGGTTTCCTCGAAATCTGCAAGCCGGCGCGCTGA
- a CDS encoding SDR family NAD(P)-dependent oxidoreductase has protein sequence MELEGRVALVTGAGGDSGAHALYLASKGAKLVVNDVSEESSARVASEIEAAGGQAMPAAASVTDELGVNQIVNQALERWNRIDILVNNAGILRDKSFAKMTMDEFRLVVDVHLMGAAICSKAVWEIMRSQLYGRIVMTTSSSGLYGNFGQANYGAAKMALVGLMQTLAIEGEKYGIRVNALAPTAATQMTHGVLSDESLTHLDPSLVSPGLLALVGEAAPTRAILCAGAGHFARANVTLTEGVFIGRGENSGEQLVNQWDAASDRTGEIVPAYGFLQAERELASAGSSSEAMAVTR, from the coding sequence ATGGAACTGGAAGGTCGCGTAGCGCTCGTCACAGGCGCAGGCGGGGACTCGGGCGCGCACGCTCTCTACCTCGCCAGCAAGGGCGCGAAGCTGGTCGTCAACGATGTCTCCGAAGAGAGTTCCGCTCGGGTCGCATCCGAGATCGAGGCGGCGGGAGGGCAAGCAATGCCCGCCGCCGCCTCGGTAACCGATGAGCTCGGCGTCAACCAGATCGTCAACCAGGCTCTGGAACGCTGGAATCGCATAGACATTCTAGTCAACAACGCCGGCATCCTGCGCGACAAGAGCTTCGCCAAAATGACCATGGACGAGTTCCGCCTGGTGGTGGACGTCCACCTGATGGGCGCCGCCATCTGCTCCAAGGCGGTCTGGGAAATCATGCGCAGCCAGCTTTATGGCCGCATCGTCATGACCACCTCGTCGTCGGGTCTCTACGGCAATTTCGGCCAGGCCAATTACGGCGCTGCCAAGATGGCGCTGGTCGGCCTCATGCAGACCCTGGCTATCGAAGGTGAGAAATACGGCATCCGCGTCAACGCCCTCGCCCCCACTGCCGCGACTCAGATGACTCACGGCGTCCTGTCCGACGAAAGCCTGACGCATCTCGACCCGAGCCTGGTGAGCCCCGGCTTGCTCGCACTCGTCGGCGAAGCCGCGCCGACCCGGGCGATCCTGTGCGCCGGCGCCGGCCATTTCGCGCGGGCGAACGTCACGCTCACCGAAGGCGTGTTCATCGGCAGAGGTGAGAATTCCGGCGAACAGCTCGTGAACCAGTGGGACGCCGCAAGCGACCGGACGGGCGAGATCGTTCCGGCATACGGCTTCTTACAGGCCGAACGGGAACTGGCGAGTGCCGGCTCGTCCAGCGAAGCGATGGCAGTCACACGCTGA